A window of Agrobacterium vitis genomic DNA:
GCTGTTGTCCATCGGCCTGGCTCAGTCCTGCCTTCGACATCGCCATGCGTCGGATTTTCTTGAGCATCGAAAATGGAATAGAAACCAACTGCAACGGCCACCAAGGTGCTTTTGGGTCCACAAGGCCCGTAGCAAAATGCAAACCTGTCTTGCCGTTCTCGTCACCGACAGGAAAAGATCGCAGCCCACGCAATCCAACGTTCACTCGATCCAAGGCGCGCACCAATGATCCGGCTTCTTGATGGGCTTTTGCCAATTCAGTGCTCGGCAGACCAAGATGCTCACCAAGCAGACCATTTCGCATGTCGGCCAGGATCTGCCGTTCTTTGTCGCTATGCATTTCGATGGCGACGTCAAGTTCCGTATCAAGACCCACCGATCTCTGATTTAGGTTCGACGACCCGACGCGAATGAAAACATCATCAACGATAATCAACTTGGCATGGACCAGGACTTCCTCGCACTTAGTATCGCGGCTCTCATCTGGGACAACTGGATAGAAAGCACGAAACCGACCAAATCGATCAGCTTGTCTAAGCTTGCGGATCATTCGGTCTCGATTTTCCCCCAGTACTTTTCTCTCTAGAAATCCATGCGAATTCAGCGTCGAAATCAATACGACCTCAGGACCATCCGGCTCACTCAATCGAGAAGCCAAAAGATCGGCTACATCTTTCGATGCAAAATATTGACTTTCTATATAGATAAGCTTCTCTGCCCGCGACAGGCAGTCAAGGGTCAGTTGTAACGTCTCACGAACGGATGTGCTTCTGCGAATTGCCGGTTCGGTCCGCGCAAAAGCGATGTCACAATTGCTAAATACATAGCGTGCAGCCGGCGGAAAAGAATGAGAATAGCAGCGTGGACGCACAAGATCCTCACCTGTCGCCTGCCACCACCGACGCCTGGCGATTTCAGCCGCTACTTCGGCCGCTTCACCATCAACTGCCATTTGCACATCGTGAACCGGCTCATAGCGTTCGCCTTTTGGCGTGCAGCGTAAAGGTTGATCGGCCCGGTGCTCGGGCGTATCCCAGCGCTTGGCTGTCAGATCGATGCCGCCAAT
This region includes:
- a CDS encoding phospholipase D-like domain-containing protein, producing the protein MQGFEKASSHHRIGSDQVIRVGYNAWKTGVASKAGFLIDGAQYFRALADSLSRAQEQIFIIGWDFNPDIQLIPEDQASPTLGEFLISLVENNSRLSIHILVWAMGPIYSGKSLRILGNNELKSHPRIDLRLDTRHAVRGSHHQKMVVIDDALAFIGGIDLTAKRWDTPEHRADQPLRCTPKGERYEPVHDVQMAVDGEAAEVAAEIARRRWWQATGEDLVRPRCYSHSFPPAARYVFSNCDIAFARTEPAIRRSTSVRETLQLTLDCLSRAEKLIYIESQYFASKDVADLLASRLSEPDGPEVVLISTLNSHGFLERKVLGENRDRMIRKLRQADRFGRFRAFYPVVPDESRDTKCEEVLVHAKLIIVDDVFIRVGSSNLNQRSVGLDTELDVAIEMHSDKERQILADMRNGLLGEHLGLPSTELAKAHQEAGSLVRALDRVNVGLRGLRSFPVGDENGKTGLHFATGLVDPKAPWWPLQLVSIPFSMLKKIRRMAMSKAGLSQADGQQQRISANNS